The Nostoc sp. 'Peltigera membranacea cyanobiont' N6 genome contains the following window.
CAGAAGTCCAATCTATGTTAGCTAAGAAGACTCCTAGACCTCTAAACATTCCACCAATGATACTAATTACTGTATCAAAGATGGCTCCTGTATCTAACTTCTCTAAGAACTTAAGTACAGTGTTTAATACATTAGCTAGGACTACACCCAAGCCGCTAAAAATATTACCCCAGTCTAATGTTCCTAATGCTTTAAATGCATCATTGACTATAGTTCCTAATCTACTACCCCAGTCAGTAGAGATAAGGAATTCACTTACACCCTGATATAAAGTTACTAGGGAATTGGTAGCTAATTTGGCAATGTTACTATAATTAATAGTTTCAAAAAATGTTACTAGCTCATTAAAACTAGAAGCTAACTGATGGCTTAGGTTATCGACTAATGCTTTTAAATCTAACTTCTGAAGGTAGGTTATACCATTATTAAATAATCCACCTAAATTCTTACCTAAATCAGTAAAGTTAAGTAATTTAGAAAACTTTGATTTTAATTGCTCTGCATTATTAGAAGAATCTAGAGCAGTTAAAGTGGTATTAAAGTTACTAATAAACCCATTAAGGTTTTCAATACCCCCTTTGAGATATTTTAATACCCCATTAGGGTCAATCCCTAATTTATTTAATACACTACCTATTGTATTAAATAATCCATTATCCCCTAATAAGGCTTTTAAGGTATCATTGAAAGCATTTAGAACAGATTGGTTGCCTTCTGTCTTGTCATCTAAATCCTTGAGTAAACCAAAAATACCTTGAGAGGGATTAAATAATTTATCCTTAAGCGATTCTATTAATCCACTAACTGAGTTACCAGCAGCTTTAATAGTGTCTTCAGTAACAAGTTGACCTTGAACTGCTTCAAGTATTTGCTTCCTTTCCTTAATAGTTAAGTTCTCTAACTTCTTACCAGATTCAGATAATTTCTTTTGCACTAAACTTAAGAAAGCTGGATTACTTTCAGCAAATAGTAATCTCTCTAATTCAGATATTGAACTACCACCAAGGAATTTTGCTGTAAACTTAGAAACATCCTTTGAAGCAAGATTTGATGCTGCTCCTAAGAAACCCATACCTCTAGTAATACTTGTAAGACCATCAAGGAAGGCACCCTCATTAAATAATCCATTAGCATCCACAAAGGCTGGAATCAGATTATCCTGAATACCTAATGCTAATTGTTTATATTCTTCTGTGCTTCCAGGTAGTGAGGAGGCTATTTGATTAATACGTTTATCTAAGTTACTAAATACCTTTTCAGCATCTGCAAAGTTACGCCCTGTTAAGGCAGCATAAGTGGAAGCTGCTGAGATATTATTTAACTGAATGTCAGCCGCTTCTTTAAACTTACTTGTTAAGGCTGATACCCCTTTTGATAAACCTGCGGATAATGCTTCAGATAAAAGATTTGCTCTAAGGGTAGCTCCCTCAATAAGTCCTGTTAATCCTTTAAATACCCCAGAAGCATTATCCTTGGCATTTAAAACTACTGTAATATTGTTGCCATTTGTTGCCATTTATTATTAAACCATTTCCATTTGGTCCTCAGAGAATCCCCACTCAGCTAACTTACTTTCTTGTTGTTTATTAGCCTTCTCGTTTTGCATGTCAATATAAAGGTAAAGATGATAGAGACAGTCAGATATTTCCATCTCTTGCATCATGTAGTATGAGGAGCTAAGATGCCCCCCACAGGCTATTATTAGTAATTTATTAAGTTCTGTAATTTTAAAGTAGGGTTGCCCTTGAATACTAATTCTTAATTTTGCTTCCCAAATAAGCAAGTTTATCTCGAAAGTAACCAATAGCAGCAGCTACCCTCTCAATATCTTCTAACTCTAGGATGTCTAATAGTTCATCAAAAGATACTTTAGACTTCTTACCAAACTTGGTGACGCAAAGGGAGGCTAACTTGAGAATAGCAAAGCTGTTAGTTTTATACTCTTCAGGAGAGTTTTTAAGGAATCCTTCTAGTAATAAAAACTGTTTAGCTTTAGGGGATTTAACCTGTACAGGTGTACCATCAGTTAATTCAAAATCAACTGTCTGTTCATCTTGATTATAGACAGCTTCAAATTCATCAGACTTCTCTACTTCAGGTAAAGCAGCCTCAACTTTATCTAATTCTTTTACTTCTTCAATTACTAATTTTCTAGCCATTATCTTTATTTATTTATTATGCAAATGTAGCAGATTCATAAGAGAACTCAAGAGTAGTTACAACGGTCTTAGAACCATCTCCAGTGTCCACAGAAGCCATCAATTCTGAACTAGCAATCCTACAGCCAGTTAGCTTCCAAGACTTAGTTCCACGACCTTGTACTTCACCAGTTGAAGAACGTTTAATAGGAGTAATACTCATATCAAATACGTCGCCTTCTTCATGGTCTACAAGGAAGCTATTGATAGCATCATCAGACTCAGGATCGTAAGGTTTTGAGATAGTGATATTAGTATTAGCTTTTGTACCACCACCAGCAGTTCTTTCAACTTGACTTAAGCCATCATTGTAGGTAGGGCGTTTGTAAGTTGTCTTTATACCACTAAACGTCGTCCAATAAACATTAGGAAGCGCAGTTAATGTAATAGTAAAATCAGAGTTAGCAACAGGATTAATCGTTGATAAAATTGCCATATTTTTATTTATTTTATTAATAGTTTAAGTAGGTTAAAGTTTATCTTTAACCTACAGAATATTAGATTAAGCAGCAGGTAATTGAGTAGCAACAGTCTGAGCTTGATTCAAAGGTAACGTACCAATGGAGACTCTGATCGTATTAACAAGTAGCTTCTCTAAAGCAGGTGCAGGAACTGCATATACTTCAAGAATTACATTTCCTCTTTCCAACTCTTCTTTAGTGTTATTAGTAAAGTTACAAATAACTTCAAAAGCAGCAGCTTCAGTAGCACCAAAAAGTAATCTACCTCTCCACAGTCTATTACAGACTGAGAAAGCTGTTTGAGAGATTGCATTTAATAGCAAACCAAATCCATCAATGGAACTGAAAAGGTCATTATCAAAACCTGATCTAAGTGTCCCATTGAGAACATTCATAATGACTCTAGTAGGAAGGAAGGTATAGAATTCACTAGTAGAGCGAGTTCTCATACCCCAAACTACAATCCCTTTGTTTCTCAGGTTTCTGATAACATTAACCCCAATTGGGTTAAGGATTTCTTGCTGTTGAGAATTAACTTGGGTTACTACATCAAGCACCCCTAGAACTGGGAATTTAGCACCAGCACCAGGTTGTTGTAAACCTTCTTCTCTGAAGCGTCTTGTGTGTAGACCAGCTACAGCAGCAGAAGGAGGAACGATAGTACTTTCAAGGTCTACCAGATGGGGATAGAAGAATGCGGAGTGCCCTTGAGGTGAGTTGTAAAGTAATGCTTCAGTTTGAGCTTGAGCTGGTGTTAAACCTACACCTGGGTCAATCAAAGCGACCCAATCAAATGCTGGGTCAGATGCCTGTGCTTCTAAAGCTAAACCAACTGCTTGACGGTCAGATTGTAGACTTAGTAATTGGAATGCTTCAGGAGCAAATATGAATCCTTGTGTATAAGCATCTTCAGCATCAAAACTGTTTTCAATTGCGTAAATGTAGTCAATTGAAGAAGGCGTTGTAGGGGTGGTTACTGTTAATGCTAAATTGGTTCCTACTGTCAAAGTTGGGCTAGCAGCAATAGGGCTATCATTGCGAATTATCAAAGCATCAGTGGTCAAACCTGCACCTGCAGTTACTGAGCTAGCTACTGCGGAGGAGTTGATAGCAGCAATTAAACCAGAGACAACATCAGGTTTTGTAGGCGTACCTGTAGCTACATAATTTACTGCTGTACCTGCAATTGTTACTGTATATGTACCAGCTACTGCTGTGGATACTGTTACTGTACGTCCAACAGCTATAGGAGTGCGGATAAAGAATACAATTGCTCGTTTATCATTTCTGAACAGAAGGCGCATTGTAGCTTCACTAGGAGATGCACCAAATTGATTTGTGAAATCTACTAAGCTACTTACTTGAGTTGGGTAAAGGTAAGCTCCAGTTGCTGAGGAACCAATAATATAATGCGTCTCAAATGAAGCAATCTCAAGCGCTCTATAACCTTGAGTAGTCTCTACTATACGTACTCCAGGGCTTTGAAAGTTGGTAAATAAAGATACCATATTTTATAATTATTTCTATTTTATAATAGTGATTGTTGAATCTTCTATATAGGTTGAGCTATCACTTTTTACAAAGTCTGGTTTAGCTCTATTAGTCCTAATAGTTATTTCAGATAAAGAAGGTGGATTATCAATGTTGTAATAATCAGCAGGTTGAATACTTGAGATATCAGGAAAGTCTGTGGTATTGAAAACTACATCAAAAGCAAAGTTCAGATTTACCAACCAATCTCCATCCTCTTGAGCTATCCTTTCTACTGTTACTGAATCTTCAACTTCCGCAGGTTGAAATGACTTAATATTTTCATCAGGTAATTGGAGTAGTGCATATAAATGAATAGTGCTAATTACTCCCTCTAGTCCACTAGAAGGTAATGAATCATAAGCTAAATCGTATGGAAATCTATAGGTAATTCTATAAGGCAATCTTACTGAAGTTTCTATTAAGTTTAGACCTGCTCTCTTATGAACCAAATTTTGTATTGGAAGAGCAATTGCACTACTACCTGGTTGATAATTATTTGAAGTAGGGCTATATAGACCTTCTGGTACATCTAAATCCCAAGCATCGATCTTTACCCTAATAGCTAAGAATTCTTTAACTTTCTGATGGGCTAACTGTATATTCATTTCTTATCTTTTTGTCCAGTTAAAATTAATTTATATACAGTAGATTGAGTGTCATCTACATAGACTAAGCTATAAATTTTAGGGTTGTTAAAAGATTTAGTAGCGGGGTTAGAATAAACAATAGTCCCATAAGTTACAGTAGGATCTAAAATAAACATTGCCCTAGTCTTACCCTCTGGTTTAAATAATGTAATAGGGTAGACTTTTGGAATCTCTACTTCAAGGTCATTAACTGTTACATAAATTGAATCAGCCCCAGGAATTGCTATCTGCATATTGACAAATCTAGGGGAGACTGAAGTTATATACGCTTTGGGATTTATCAGAGTATCTTCTATACTAGGGATGCGGGTAGTAGGGTCTGTTATTGTATGTCTTACTAACAAATATCTACGCTGAGGAACCCCTAATTTTTCTTCTACTAAACTGAGCTTATTTTCAATTTTAGCCAGCTTTTCATATAGGTTCATTTGAGTTTATTGATTCCTTTAGCTATATTCTGTTGTAAGTTCTCATTAATAACAGGTAGTGACCTATTTACCATTTGCACTTTCTTTTCAACATAAGGTGCATAAATTACAGAGTTTGATAATGTTACTGATTTCCTGTTTACAGTTGTAAGCCAACCTGATTTTAGTGCCCCTGATTTTACAGGAGTAACATTCTTAACTGTATTCTTTGCAAAGTCTGCTGTCTCTTTTAAAGCAGCCTCTATTATCTTCTTAGTAGTGACTTTACCTTCAAATAGTGGACCAGAAGCCTTAATAGTGTAATTAAACATTTACTTTACCAGTAGGCTGCTGTTGGATTGCATTTCTTATTAGGTAAGTATTTGTTGTAGTTAACTCCTACTCTTAGTAATCGTCCTAATTCAATTAATAATCTAGTACCCTCTGATTTTAGGTGAGCTACATGACTGCGATAACTTAGTTTAGAACCCCTGGATTCCTGTACAAAACTGGTTTCAAGGGATTCTTTTAGTAAATTATCAATACTCACCAACTCATCCAAAATACTTAAAGTTCTATCTATTACAGTGTCAGAATAATTAGAAGTTAATTCAGTTCTAATAAGACTACTAGATTCAAAGAATCCTAAAATTCTCTCAAACTCTTCAGCTTGAACTGTGGTGAATTGTGTCATGATTACTGAATTGCCAATAGACCAGCAATACCTTTGTTACGTGTCTTAACTTGCAGTTGGGGCTTAACGTAGATAGCATATTTCAATGCATCTGGGTTAGAGCTAGGTAGAGACTCAATAGCAAACTGCATACCATTGTTATTTTGAGTATTGCTTTGACCATAGGAGTACAAAGTAACTTCTGGTTCATTCACAAAGTACATTGCATTAGCTGTGCAGTAGGGGTCAGCAATGATAGGACGACCAGCGTATGTAACACCAGAGAAACCAAGGTCAGCAATGTTGTTGTTTAGCTGAGGATTGATAATAGAAGCAGAGAACAATTTCTTGTAAGCTTCAACAATTACTGGGCTGGTGTAGATAGCGGTATAGTTACCAGCTTTGGTAAGAATTCCAGTTTCTACTGACAGAAGTAAAGCTTGAGTTAGTGAACGGTTAGTACTATTGGTATTCAAATAAGGTGTCCAAGCAGCGTAGGTAGTTGGATCAATATTTGCATAAATACCAGCCGCTACAGCAACACTCAAACCTACTACTCCACCATCAGCAGCTATACCTGTACCTGAGTAGATAACTCCACTCAATTTTTCTAAAATAGCACGGATACCAGACTGTACTTCATAACCAAGTAAGTCACGTAAAGCACCCCGACCTGCATTTTTAGCTTCTTCAATATCTTCTTTTTGTACTTGAAAAGAATGACGTAAGCGGTTGGTACCAATAGCTAAGGAAGCACCAATAACTGAATCTTCAGAGAATGTAGCTACATCAGCAGTCGTAGCTTCACCTGTTACAGTAGCTCCACCAACGTTAGAATTCCACTTGATAACTTTTTGACCAGCAACTTTCTTTTGAATACGATTCAATACAGGATAAGCATTGTACTGAAGACTTGCAACTTCTTCATCAACCAAAAGTTGCAAACTATTAACTGAACTAGCAATAACTGCCATAATATTTTAAAAATTATTTAGTATTTTTGAGTAAATTAAAATGATTCAAATAAGGCATCAGCAGCCTTAAGTTTTTGATTAGGGTCAACTGGAGTTACTTTTGTTTCTTGGGCATCTGAACCTCTAACTCCTGAAGCAGGTGCAAATGCTTTTCCATCTTCACTTGACAGGTAAGAATTCAACGCATCTTCTAAAGTTGAAACTGATTCACCTTGAGCTACATACCATACACCATTTTCTTCCTTGAGTTTATCTGAATTATCAAGAAGGAATAATTTCTGTAGTGAACCTGGACTTAATGCTTTACTATTAGCAATTGCCTGAGAAACTGCACTGCTACGTTTAGCTGCAACAGTCTCTAAATCTTTATTAGCTAATTGTGTCTTAAGTTCTGTTAGCTGCTGTTCTAGAGCCTTAAGGGTTAGCTTGTCTTGAGTTGTTTCAGTAGGTTCTGTTACAGTAGGTTGAGGCGTTTGAAGTTTCTTAAATTCTTTAGTTAGATTTGCTGCAAGTCCTTGGTTAGCTTTGGTAAATTCTGTACTGATTTCAGTTTTAAAAGAATTTAAGGAAGCATCAATCAAAGCTTGAATTTCTTGTTCTGTCATTTTAAATAATCCTGTATTTTAGGTATCCGACTTTTAAGTTGTCAGTAAAACTTATCTGGTTTTAACCTTACCCAGTGGGTTTACCCTCAGTCCGAAACTCTACAGCAAGGAATGTGTCTGTTATGTCTTAAGGAGTGTTGAGGGTCTCTACATTATAGAAGTGTCCAAAGTCTTAATTGAGCTTAGTAATATCTCTATCTCTTTGTTTACTTCCTCTTTCTGAGAGGCGGATAGATTACCTGCTAACAGTGCCACCATCTGTTCATAAATCACCTTTAATGCAGAAGGAGGTAGGTTAGCTTTGAGTGCTTGTACATTCAATTTACTAACAGAATCCAACTTTATTAGTACAGAGTCTAAGGTGTCATTCTCAAA
Protein-coding sequences here:
- a CDS encoding HK97 gp10 family phage protein, producing the protein MFNYTIKASGPLFEGKVTTKKIIEAALKETADFAKNTVKNVTPVKSGALKSGWLTTVNRKSVTLSNSVIYAPYVEKKVQMVNRSLPVINENLQQNIAKGINKLK
- a CDS encoding phage tail sheath subtilisin-like domain-containing protein translates to MVSLFTNFQSPGVRIVETTQGYRALEIASFETHYIIGSSATGAYLYPTQVSSLVDFTNQFGASPSEATMRLLFRNDKRAIVFFIRTPIAVGRTVTVSTAVAGTYTVTIAGTAVNYVATGTPTKPDVVSGLIAAINSSAVASSVTAGAGLTTDALIIRNDSPIAASPTLTVGTNLALTVTTPTTPSSIDYIYAIENSFDAEDAYTQGFIFAPEAFQLLSLQSDRQAVGLALEAQASDPAFDWVALIDPGVGLTPAQAQTEALLYNSPQGHSAFFYPHLVDLESTIVPPSAAVAGLHTRRFREEGLQQPGAGAKFPVLGVLDVVTQVNSQQQEILNPIGVNVIRNLRNKGIVVWGMRTRSTSEFYTFLPTRVIMNVLNGTLRSGFDNDLFSSIDGFGLLLNAISQTAFSVCNRLWRGRLLFGATEAAAFEVICNFTNNTKEELERGNVILEVYAVPAPALEKLLVNTIRVSIGTLPLNQAQTVATQLPAA
- a CDS encoding phage major capsid protein — protein: MAVIASSVNSLQLLVDEEVASLQYNAYPVLNRIQKKVAGQKVIKWNSNVGGATVTGEATTADVATFSEDSVIGASLAIGTNRLRHSFQVQKEDIEEAKNAGRGALRDLLGYEVQSGIRAILEKLSGVIYSGTGIAADGGVVGLSVAVAAGIYANIDPTTYAAWTPYLNTNSTNRSLTQALLLSVETGILTKAGNYTAIYTSPVIVEAYKKLFSASIINPQLNNNIADLGFSGVTYAGRPIIADPYCTANAMYFVNEPEVTLYSYGQSNTQNNNGMQFAIESLPSSNPDALKYAIYVKPQLQVKTRNKGIAGLLAIQ